The following nucleotide sequence is from Salvia miltiorrhiza cultivar Shanhuang (shh) chromosome 7, IMPLAD_Smil_shh, whole genome shotgun sequence.
CGACCTATTTTGCATCTCCCTCGTCACCAAGATTCTTGGGCGCATCTACTACTACGTGGAGGGCTCCCCGAAACCCGGGTCCCTCCCGCCCAACGTCTCTGCCGCCGTCAACGGTGTCGCCCTCTGCGGCACCCTGGCGGGGCAGCTCTTCTTCGGGTGGCTAGGAGACAAAATGGGGCGCAAGAAGGTGTATGGGCTAACCCTGATGGTGATGTGCATCTGCTCCATCGGATCGGGCCTCTCCTTTGGCCGCGACGCCAAGGGCGTGATGGCCACCCTCTGCTTTTTCCGCTTCTGGTTGGGCTTTGGAATCGGCGGCGACTATCCCCTCTCCGCCACCATCATGTCCGAGTATGCCAATAAAAAGACCCGCGGCGCCTTCATAGCCGCGGTGTTTGCCATGCAGGGCTTCGGCATCCTCGGCGGCGGCATCTTTGCCATGATGCTCTCCGCCATCTTCGACGCGGCCTTCAAGTCCCCACCCTACGAGGTGGACCCTGCCGCGTCCACCATCCCCCAAGCCGACTACCTCTGGCGGATTGTCTTGATGGTTGGCGCCCTCCCCGCCCTCCTCACCTTCTACTGGCGCCTCAAGATGCCTGAAACCGCCCGCTACACCGCCCTCGTCGCCAAGGACGCTaagcgcgccgccgccgacatGGCCAAGGTCCTTCAAGCCGACATCGAGGCCGAGCAGCACAAGGCCGAGGCCATGGCCAGCCGACATAAGAGCTACAACCTCTTCTCCAAAGAGTTCCTCCGCCGCCACGGTAGCCACCTCCTCGGCACCACCAGCACATGGTTCCTCCTCGACATCGCCTTCTACAGTCAGAACCTCTTCCAGAAAGACATCTTCACCGCCATCGGCTGGATCCCGCCGGCCAAGACCATGAACGCCATCAATGAGGTCTACACCATCGGCCGAGCTCAGACGCTCATCGCCCTCTGCTCCACTGTGCCGGGCTACTGGTTCACGGTGGCGCTCATCGATGTCATCGGCAGATTCACCATCCAGCTGGGTGGATTCTTCTTCATGACTGTGTTCATGTTCGCCCTTGCTATCCCCTATGATCATTGGACTCAACCTGAACACAGAATAGGGTTTGTGGTAATGTACTCGCTCACATTCTTCTTCGCCAACTTTGGCCCTAACGCCACCACATTTGTTGTCCCGGCCGAGATCTTCCCGGCGAGGTTTCGATCGACCTGCCACGGCATCTCGGCCGCCTCTGGGAAGCTCGGGGCCATCGTGGGGGCGTTCGGGTTTCAGTTACTAGCGCAGAGTCAAGACCCCAAGAAGGTTGATGCTGGGTACCATCCAGGAATTGGGGTGAAGAATTCTTTGATTGCTTTGGGAGTGGTGAATCTCTTAGGGTTGTTGTTCACTTTCTTGTTGCCTGAGGCCAAAGGGAAATCTTTGGAGGATTTGAGTGGGGAAAATGAAGAGGCTACCGACTAAGTGAGTAAGTGGCAATTGTGTAATATCCGAATTTTTAATGACttatttaattgc
It contains:
- the LOC130995252 gene encoding probable inorganic phosphate transporter 1-7; the encoded protein is MADDKNLKVLNALDMAKTQWYHFTAIIIAGMGFFTDAYDLFCISLVTKILGRIYYYVEGSPKPGSLPPNVSAAVNGVALCGTLAGQLFFGWLGDKMGRKKVYGLTLMVMCICSIGSGLSFGRDAKGVMATLCFFRFWLGFGIGGDYPLSATIMSEYANKKTRGAFIAAVFAMQGFGILGGGIFAMMLSAIFDAAFKSPPYEVDPAASTIPQADYLWRIVLMVGALPALLTFYWRLKMPETARYTALVAKDAKRAAADMAKVLQADIEAEQHKAEAMASRHKSYNLFSKEFLRRHGSHLLGTTSTWFLLDIAFYSQNLFQKDIFTAIGWIPPAKTMNAINEVYTIGRAQTLIALCSTVPGYWFTVALIDVIGRFTIQLGGFFFMTVFMFALAIPYDHWTQPEHRIGFVVMYSLTFFFANFGPNATTFVVPAEIFPARFRSTCHGISAASGKLGAIVGAFGFQLLAQSQDPKKVDAGYHPGIGVKNSLIALGVVNLLGLLFTFLLPEAKGKSLEDLSGENEEATD